Proteins encoded within one genomic window of Nitrospina gracilis 3/211:
- a CDS encoding c-type cytochrome → MNKLIKFLTPPIAAAIFGYGVGLFYDLKPLLLSGSLAFVTLLYCILLSRAPGKPQEKGIIKNVLMKLPVVIVLSIIVWFVAGHFGFPVWWQIEFVAFTFVGLVFFVVLDLRTMAPEKTATRTSVRLLGTYGLASVLFITITAQLPQFDPQVELDKLNKPPVKLSGLAGPEVIAAGRRVFEDNKCFNCHKVFWEGNSDRGPNLGTKQIGLFNEDYLKEQIVDPRKIQSPGFDDPKSYKAMPTYYGEDLSEDELNALVSYLKTMRDPTNIPVEGKLGEQWTWYDDPKIIEEGKLVYEGKEPAVEGLNCSVCHGTDGIPLMTGALDFRNANNKDSEKFDAAERSDKTLKDWPDALWYKRVTQGVPGTPMAAWGTMFPHLYLWKAIAYERTFHDPLDQRASKVPVPPIPTEEEIKRWKDEGLFMDPLL, encoded by the coding sequence ATGAACAAGCTGATTAAGTTTCTGACACCACCAATCGCGGCCGCCATTTTTGGTTATGGCGTAGGCCTGTTCTATGACCTGAAACCACTCCTGTTGTCGGGATCGCTGGCATTCGTCACCCTGCTCTACTGCATTTTGTTGTCCAGGGCACCCGGCAAACCGCAGGAAAAAGGGATCATCAAAAACGTGCTGATGAAACTGCCTGTGGTTATCGTCCTTTCAATCATCGTCTGGTTTGTTGCAGGGCATTTTGGTTTCCCTGTCTGGTGGCAGATTGAGTTTGTGGCATTCACGTTTGTGGGTCTCGTTTTCTTCGTGGTGCTGGACCTGAGGACCATGGCACCTGAAAAAACCGCAACGCGAACCAGTGTCCGCCTTCTCGGAACCTACGGACTGGCCTCGGTGCTGTTCATCACCATCACCGCCCAATTGCCGCAATTCGATCCGCAGGTGGAACTGGACAAACTGAACAAACCCCCGGTCAAATTGAGCGGCCTGGCGGGTCCGGAAGTCATTGCCGCCGGACGGCGCGTGTTTGAGGACAACAAATGCTTCAACTGCCACAAGGTGTTCTGGGAAGGCAACTCCGATCGCGGTCCCAACCTGGGTACCAAGCAGATCGGGTTGTTTAACGAAGATTACCTGAAAGAACAGATCGTGGATCCCCGGAAAATCCAATCGCCCGGATTCGATGACCCCAAATCCTATAAAGCCATGCCTACATATTATGGCGAGGATTTGAGTGAGGACGAACTCAATGCCCTGGTCTCTTACCTCAAAACCATGCGGGATCCGACCAATATCCCTGTGGAAGGCAAATTGGGTGAGCAGTGGACCTGGTACGACGATCCCAAAATCATTGAAGAGGGGAAATTGGTCTATGAGGGTAAAGAACCGGCGGTAGAAGGACTCAACTGCTCCGTTTGTCACGGAACCGATGGTATTCCCCTGATGACCGGCGCCCTCGATTTCCGTAACGCCAATAATAAGGACAGTGAAAAATTCGATGCCGCAGAACGGAGCGACAAAACCCTTAAAGACTGGCCGGATGCACTTTGGTACAAGCGCGTCACGCAGGGCGTACCGGGTACACCGATGGCAGCTTGGGGAACCATGTTCCCGCATCTTTATCTGTGGAAAGCCATTGCTTATGAGCGCACATTCCATGATCCTCTGGATCAGCGTGCCTCTAAAGTGCCCGTTCCGCCCATCCCGACGGAAGAAGAGATCAAACGTTGGAAAGACGAAGGATTGTTCATGGATCCTCTGCTCTAA
- a CDS encoding BolA family protein: protein MDETVQIIDDVLREQLNATHVEIIDESYLHRGHKAAGGGGHYAVVVVSEQFEDVNPLDRRRLVYGALDEQINGQPKRIHAIQIKTFTPAQWEEDGKTA from the coding sequence ATGGATGAAACGGTACAGATCATCGACGATGTGTTGAGAGAACAGCTTAATGCCACGCATGTGGAGATCATCGACGAAAGCTACCTGCATCGCGGCCACAAAGCAGCGGGGGGAGGCGGGCATTATGCCGTGGTGGTGGTCTCTGAACAGTTTGAGGATGTGAACCCGCTGGACCGGCGCCGCCTTGTGTACGGTGCGCTCGATGAGCAGATCAACGGTCAGCCAAAACGGATTCATGCCATTCAGATCAAAACCTTCACTCCCGCCCAATGGGAAGAAGACGGCAAAACCGCTTGA